A portion of the Achromobacter sp. MFA1 R4 genome contains these proteins:
- the ntrB gene encoding nitrate ABC transporter permease, protein MRSMQHWRATFLSVALFLVFLLLWHAATRPDAGEATVDPAYAALVGNAAASGSKTPFPGPAEVGAQLWQHIKDPFYDRGPNDKGIGIQLGYSVARVLTGFGLAALVAIPLGFLIGMSKTVYRAFDPFIQILKPISPLAWMPLALYTIQDADTSAIFVIFICSLWPMLVNTAFGVGGVRQDWLNVARTLEVPRLRTALQVILPAAAPTIMTGMRISVGIAWLVIVAAEMLIGGTGIGYFLWNEWNNLSISNIICAIFFIGLIGMLLDNLLARAARLVSYRE, encoded by the coding sequence ATGCGGTCCATGCAACACTGGCGGGCAACCTTTCTGTCGGTGGCCCTGTTCCTGGTATTCCTGCTGCTGTGGCACGCCGCCACGCGCCCCGATGCGGGCGAGGCAACGGTGGACCCGGCCTATGCCGCGCTGGTCGGCAACGCCGCGGCCAGCGGGTCCAAGACGCCCTTCCCCGGCCCCGCCGAGGTGGGCGCGCAGTTGTGGCAGCACATCAAGGACCCCTTCTATGACCGCGGCCCGAACGACAAGGGCATCGGCATCCAGTTGGGCTATTCGGTCGCCCGCGTACTCACCGGCTTCGGCCTGGCCGCGCTGGTGGCGATTCCGCTGGGCTTTCTGATCGGCATGTCCAAGACGGTGTACCGCGCGTTCGATCCCTTCATCCAGATTCTCAAACCGATCTCGCCGCTGGCCTGGATGCCGCTTGCGCTGTACACGATCCAGGACGCCGACACGTCGGCGATCTTCGTGATCTTCATCTGCTCGCTGTGGCCCATGCTGGTGAACACCGCCTTCGGCGTGGGCGGCGTGCGGCAGGACTGGCTGAACGTCGCCCGCACGCTGGAGGTGCCGCGCCTGCGCACCGCCCTGCAGGTGATCCTGCCGGCCGCGGCGCCCACCATCATGACCGGGATGCGCATTTCGGTCGGCATCGCCTGGCTGGTGATCGTGGCGGCCGAGATGCTGATCGGCGGCACCGGCATCGGCTACTTCCTCTGGAACGAATGGAACAACCTGTCCATCTCCAACATCATCTGCGCCATTTTCTTCATCGGCCTGATCGGCATGCTGCTGGACAACCTGCTGGCGCGCGCCGCCCGCCTGGTCAGCTATCGGGAGTAA
- a CDS encoding ABC transporter ATP-binding protein, which produces MSQSFLQVQGLGKRYPGRDGKPQPPVFENIDFQIDKGQFVCVIGHSGCGKTTILNVLAGIDESNEGVVIMDGRQIAGPSLERGVVFQAHALLPWLTALQNVEFGVRSRWPTYSRDQVRGHSLRYLDMVGLTKAAGKKPCELSGGMKQRVGIARAFAIQPKMLLLDEPFGALDALTRGAIQDELRAIVQETHQTVFMITHDVDEAILLSDRILLMSAGPYARIAESVNVDLPRDRTRASLHHEPRYYEIRNHLVDFLVDKAAQKE; this is translated from the coding sequence ATGAGCCAATCTTTCCTGCAAGTGCAAGGGCTGGGCAAGCGCTACCCCGGACGCGACGGCAAGCCCCAGCCGCCGGTCTTCGAAAACATCGACTTCCAGATCGACAAGGGCCAGTTCGTCTGCGTCATCGGCCACTCCGGCTGCGGCAAGACCACCATCCTGAACGTGCTGGCCGGCATCGATGAAAGCAACGAAGGCGTCGTCATCATGGACGGCCGCCAGATCGCCGGCCCGTCGCTCGAACGCGGCGTGGTGTTCCAGGCGCACGCGCTGCTGCCCTGGCTGACCGCGCTGCAGAACGTGGAGTTCGGCGTGCGCTCGCGCTGGCCGACCTACAGCCGCGATCAGGTGCGCGGGCACAGCCTGCGCTACCTGGACATGGTGGGGCTGACCAAGGCCGCGGGCAAGAAACCCTGCGAGCTGTCGGGCGGCATGAAGCAGCGCGTCGGCATCGCCCGCGCCTTTGCGATCCAGCCCAAGATGCTGTTGCTGGACGAACCCTTCGGCGCGCTCGACGCGCTGACCCGCGGCGCCATCCAGGACGAACTGCGCGCCATCGTCCAGGAAACGCACCAGACCGTCTTCATGATCACCCATGACGTGGACGAGGCCATCCTGCTGTCGGACCGCATCCTGCTCATGAGCGCGGGCCCCTACGCCCGCATCGCGGAGTCCGTCAACGTGGACCTGCCGCGCGACCGCACCCGCGCCAGCCTGCATCACGAACCCCGCTATTACGAAATCCGCAACCATCTCGTCGACTTCCTGGTCGACAAGGCAGCCCAAAAGGAGTGA
- the cynS gene encoding cyanase yields the protein MSRAEVTELVVTRKLEKKLTWSAIAEAVGQSKEWTAAALLGQMTMTEEQAQAAARVLDLPADAVVQLQVVPYKGSLPTTVPTDPLIYRFYELINVYGTTFKALINEEFGDGIMSAIDFKMDLSREPDPKGDRVQIVMSGKFLPYKTY from the coding sequence ATGTCCCGCGCAGAAGTCACCGAACTCGTCGTCACCCGAAAACTGGAAAAAAAGCTCACCTGGAGCGCCATCGCCGAGGCCGTTGGGCAGAGCAAGGAATGGACCGCCGCCGCGTTGCTGGGTCAAATGACCATGACCGAAGAACAGGCGCAGGCCGCCGCCCGCGTGCTGGACCTGCCCGCCGACGCGGTGGTGCAACTGCAGGTCGTCCCGTACAAGGGCTCGCTGCCGACCACCGTTCCCACCGACCCGCTCATCTACCGCTTCTACGAGCTGATCAACGTCTACGGCACCACCTTCAAGGCGCTGATCAACGAAGAGTTCGGCGACGGCATCATGAGCGCCATTGATTTCAAGATGGACCTGTCGCGCGAGCCCGACCCCAAGGGCGACCGCGTGCAGATCGTGATGAGCGGCAAGTTCCTGCCGTACAAGACCTATTGA
- the pdxK gene encoding pyridoxine/pyridoxal/pyridoxamine kinase, whose amino-acid sequence MTAIPAAPAPGAALPARTAQVDIVSIQSQVVYGYVGNNAAMPVFRKAGLRAIALPTVLLSNTPHYPTLHGGAVPLDWFEGLLQGLDDRRVTQVARAVVCGYLGQPGQAGLLARWLSAVRAARPELRVFIDPVMGDRNDGLYVNEGLVAQYRDLLVPLAEGMTPNHFELELLVGRQLSSVDEVVAAARELMARGPRWIVATSAAPMAATPGTLQLVVVTRDDATVVTHPEIAIPPSVHGTGDVFMAGVASRLLKGQDLIEAVREAAAQVTASLERTRELGWEELAAEG is encoded by the coding sequence ATGACCGCCATTCCCGCTGCCCCCGCCCCGGGCGCAGCGCTGCCCGCCCGCACCGCGCAGGTGGACATCGTCTCCATCCAATCCCAGGTCGTCTACGGCTATGTCGGCAACAACGCCGCGATGCCGGTGTTCCGCAAGGCGGGCCTGCGCGCGATCGCGCTTCCCACCGTGTTGCTGAGCAATACGCCGCACTACCCCACGCTGCACGGCGGCGCGGTGCCGCTGGACTGGTTCGAAGGCTTGTTGCAGGGATTGGACGACCGGCGCGTGACCCAGGTGGCGCGCGCCGTGGTCTGCGGGTATCTCGGCCAGCCGGGGCAGGCGGGCCTGTTGGCCCGATGGCTTTCCGCCGTGCGGGCCGCGCGTCCCGAGCTGCGCGTGTTCATCGATCCGGTCATGGGCGACCGCAACGACGGCCTTTACGTGAACGAAGGCCTGGTGGCGCAGTACCGAGATCTGCTGGTGCCGCTGGCCGAGGGCATGACGCCCAACCATTTCGAGCTGGAATTGCTGGTCGGCCGGCAATTGTCGTCCGTCGACGAGGTGGTGGCGGCGGCGCGCGAGCTGATGGCGCGGGGGCCGCGTTGGATCGTGGCGACCAGTGCCGCCCCGATGGCGGCCACGCCGGGCACGTTGCAGCTGGTGGTCGTGACGCGCGACGATGCCACCGTGGTGACCCATCCCGAGATCGCGATTCCGCCCTCGGTGCACGGGACGGGCGACGTGTTCATGGCGGGCGTCGCTTCGCGGCTGCTGAAAGGCCAGGACCTCATCGAGGCGGTGCGCGAGGCGGCGGCGCAAGTCACGGCGTCGCTGGAGCGCACGCGCGAACTGGGCTGGGAAGAACTGGCCGCCGAAGGCTAG
- a CDS encoding cupin domain-containing protein yields MKHDQSRLVRIDAGPMKNPVPGKPRRPISGDAAFRTVTAFEGNAGKAEAGVWESTAGSFQSNTTGYIEFGYIVEGAARLVDPDGTVHELTVGEAFVMPEGYTGRWEVDQFVKKIYFITRMA; encoded by the coding sequence ATGAAACACGATCAATCGCGGCTGGTCCGCATCGACGCCGGCCCCATGAAGAACCCGGTGCCCGGCAAGCCCCGCCGTCCCATTTCCGGCGACGCGGCCTTTCGCACGGTGACGGCGTTTGAGGGCAACGCGGGCAAGGCCGAGGCCGGCGTGTGGGAAAGCACGGCGGGGTCGTTCCAGTCCAACACCACTGGCTACATCGAGTTCGGCTACATCGTCGAAGGCGCGGCCCGCCTGGTGGATCCGGACGGCACGGTGCATGAACTGACCGTGGGCGAGGCGTTCGTCATGCCGGAAGGCTATACGGGCCGCTGGGAGGTGGACCAGTTCGTCAAGAAGATCTATTTCATTACCCGGATGGCCTGA
- a CDS encoding ATP-dependent endonuclease, with translation MHICSMTFYGLRKLGLNNGEISSHANTMQGQPLLGPVNLLIGPNGGGKSTAVDIIRSLGDVDVLKTLVRENLRATTRSGFELALDNDRMIKVALNKTGMDEAGVAVAVRLSSAEPTYALYRGTLDLRAQAAVPSDLEVAFQMLGACVHYRNWHDETGVPNDAWIAQLNLHASHLIGVGAYPLAPGQHAYLGPSDWEATSIPPVQLRDEESLSIRFNDDQLQQNHVRISALPSGWRAFAGLLAWLSTRPENGICVVEEPEIHLHPTLQRVLMQAITRIAAERGLQIFITTHSAALIDFAHSPAPVGLFEADGWRLRPLSEPAAAVQRLGGRPSDLCLANGLVWIEGPSDRLYLLHWLKLWCEHTGQPMPAENIAFAFSMYGGALLRHYSAGTDDTLIRVFDINPHAFLLMDRDLDFLPGPYLQAKAKDPASTKARILKEIRDQESDSRVSWVTDGYTIESYLPDEFREKHFGMQEGRLHALSKSKVEIAHLFSDSHTRFADSYASDRLPEFIAKLHATIRTWQHDA, from the coding sequence ATGCACATCTGCTCGATGACTTTCTATGGCCTGAGAAAACTGGGCCTGAACAATGGCGAAATCTCGTCTCATGCCAATACCATGCAGGGGCAGCCGCTGCTGGGGCCGGTGAATTTGTTGATCGGGCCAAACGGCGGCGGCAAATCCACCGCAGTGGACATCATTCGCAGCCTGGGCGACGTGGATGTCCTCAAAACCTTGGTGCGGGAGAACCTTAGAGCCACTACCAGATCGGGCTTTGAGCTGGCCCTCGACAACGACCGCATGATCAAGGTCGCGCTCAACAAGACCGGCATGGATGAGGCGGGGGTCGCGGTCGCGGTCAGGCTATCCTCGGCCGAACCGACCTATGCGCTGTATCGCGGCACCCTCGATTTACGCGCCCAGGCGGCTGTTCCGAGCGATCTTGAAGTCGCCTTCCAGATGCTGGGCGCCTGCGTGCACTACCGGAACTGGCATGACGAAACCGGTGTTCCCAACGATGCCTGGATCGCGCAGCTCAATCTCCATGCCTCGCATCTGATCGGCGTCGGCGCCTATCCCTTGGCGCCTGGCCAGCATGCCTATCTGGGGCCGTCAGACTGGGAGGCGACAAGTATCCCGCCCGTTCAGCTACGAGACGAAGAAAGCCTGTCCATCCGCTTCAATGACGATCAGCTACAGCAGAACCACGTCAGGATCAGCGCCCTTCCTTCCGGTTGGCGCGCCTTCGCGGGCCTGCTGGCCTGGCTGTCCACGCGGCCCGAAAACGGCATCTGCGTGGTCGAAGAGCCTGAAATCCATCTACACCCAACGCTGCAGCGCGTATTGATGCAGGCGATCACGCGCATAGCGGCCGAACGTGGCTTGCAGATCTTCATTACCACCCATTCGGCCGCCCTGATCGACTTCGCCCACAGTCCCGCGCCGGTGGGACTTTTCGAAGCCGACGGCTGGCGGTTGCGGCCGCTTTCGGAACCTGCCGCCGCCGTGCAGCGATTGGGAGGACGGCCCAGCGATCTTTGCCTGGCCAACGGATTGGTGTGGATAGAGGGCCCTTCCGACAGGCTCTATCTGCTGCATTGGTTGAAATTGTGGTGTGAGCACACTGGCCAGCCCATGCCCGCCGAGAACATCGCCTTCGCGTTCTCCATGTATGGCGGCGCGTTGCTGCGCCACTATTCCGCGGGCACGGACGACACGCTTATCCGGGTCTTCGATATCAACCCGCACGCATTCCTGTTGATGGACCGCGACCTGGATTTTCTTCCCGGCCCTTACCTCCAGGCAAAGGCCAAGGATCCGGCCAGCACAAAGGCCCGGATCCTCAAGGAAATCCGAGACCAGGAAAGTGACTCCCGGGTATCGTGGGTGACCGACGGCTATACCATCGAGTCCTACCTGCCGGATGAATTCCGCGAAAAGCACTTCGGCATGCAGGAAGGCAGACTGCATGCGTTAAGCAAAAGCAAAGTGGAAATCGCCCATCTGTTTTCCGACAGCCACACGCGTTTCGCTGACTCGTACGCATCGGACAGGCTGCCCGAGTTCATCGCAAAGCTCCATGCGACGATAAGGACCTGGCAACACGACGCCTGA
- a CDS encoding helix-turn-helix domain-containing protein, protein MIDLPHRLRTLRRQQTLSLEQLAQRTGLTKSYLSKLERGLSEPSISTVLRLAEAYGVGVSQLVGGDDAAQDEVVSVVRVADREALQRRGLGSEYHYESLAGRRKVKAMEPFVVHPPREFPDAAAVFPHPGEEFLLVLKGAIEVHVGERQFRLETGDSVYFDSELPHRMRTVSRAMAEVLVVAAH, encoded by the coding sequence ATGATCGACCTGCCGCACCGCCTACGCACCCTGCGCCGCCAGCAAACGCTGTCTTTGGAACAGCTTGCCCAGCGCACGGGATTGACCAAGAGCTACCTCTCCAAACTGGAGCGGGGCCTGAGCGAGCCGTCGATCTCCACGGTGCTGCGCCTGGCCGAGGCCTATGGCGTGGGCGTCTCGCAACTGGTCGGCGGCGACGACGCCGCGCAGGACGAAGTGGTCAGCGTGGTCCGCGTGGCCGACCGCGAAGCCTTGCAACGGCGCGGGCTGGGCAGCGAATACCACTACGAATCCCTGGCCGGGCGGCGCAAGGTCAAGGCCATGGAGCCTTTCGTTGTGCACCCGCCCCGCGAGTTCCCCGATGCCGCCGCGGTCTTTCCGCACCCGGGCGAGGAATTCCTGCTGGTCCTCAAGGGCGCCATCGAGGTGCACGTGGGCGAGCGCCAGTTCCGCCTTGAGACCGGGGATTCCGTTTATTTCGATTCAGAGCTGCCGCACCGCATGCGCACGGTCAGCCGTGCGATGGCCGAGGTGCTGGTGGTGGCGGCGCACTGA